The window CAATCCGTTCTACTATCTTCCAACATGATGAGGAGAGATCGCGGAATGTGTCGGAGAATCTTACTGACTCGGTTGTCGACCTCCGACTCGGCGAACTCGCTAAGAAATCTTCTAGTACCTTCAAGAGCCCCTCCTCGTCGGATATCGATGAGATTTTGGATGTCTCGCAAGCGTTCAGTGACTTTTCTGCTTGTTCCAGCGACATTTCCGGGGAGCTCCAGCGCCTTGCTACCCTTCCCGACCCAGGCCCTAACTCGGACATGGAGTTCAAGCCCGAATTGGAACCTTGTTCTGGGTTCTTGCAGAGAGAGACTTTTTCTACGGAAATTATTGACAGTATCTCACCTGAAGACCTGCAGCCCACCGTGAAATTATGTGTTGATGGTTTACAATCTTCATCAGTTGCTGTGAAAAGATCTGCTGCTGCTAAATTGCGACTGTTGGCGAAAAATCGGGCCGACAACCGGGTCTTGATCGGTGAATCCGGGGCAGTACCCGCTTTAATCCCTCTCCTCCGTTGTTCCGACCCAATGACCCAAGAACACGCCGTCACGGCTCTTCTGAACCTTTCACTTCACGAATCCAACAAAACGTTGATCACAAAAGCAGGCGCTGTGAAATCTTTAATCTATGTCTTGAAAACAGGTACCGAGATTTCCAAACAAAACGCCGCTTGCGCTCTTTTGAGTCTGTCTTTAATAGATGAGAATAAGCTCTCAATTGGAGCTTGCGGTGCGATACCCCCATTGGTGGCACTGCTGATAAACGGTTCGAATCGAGGAAAAAAGGACGCTTTGACCACTCTTTATAAGCTCTGTTCTGTTAAATTGAATAAAGAAAGAACAGTTAGTGCCGGGGCAGTGATTCCGTTGTTGGGTCTTGTTTGTGAACAGGGCACTGGGCTAGCGGAGAAGGCCATGGTGGTGTTGAGTAGCTTGGCGGGGATTGAAATGGGGCGCGAGGCCATTGTTGAAGAAGGTGGGATCCCGGCTTTGGTGGAAGCGATTGAGGATAGCAGTGAAAAGGGGAAGGAATTTGCTGTGTTAACTTTGTTGCAGTTGTGTGGTGAGAATGTTAGAAATAGGGGATTTCTTGTGCGAGAGGGAGGAATACCGCCGCTGGTTGCCTTGTCTCAGATCGGGACGGCGAAAGCTAAACATAAGGTTGATTtcatttgtattttattgtttatatttttactacaaatttttctttttctttgtggTAGTTCCTGTGCTCAATTAGCAGC of the Primulina huaijiensis isolate GDHJ02 chromosome 1, ASM1229523v2, whole genome shotgun sequence genome contains:
- the LOC140980605 gene encoding uncharacterized protein, coding for MVSVQDSHSHSNPDISARYPQTRPYYYYTPPPSSVKLNRSMGRSMRTIRSTIFQHDEERSRNVSENLTDSVVDLRLGELAKKSSSTFKSPSSSDIDEILDVSQAFSDFSACSSDISGELQRLATLPDPGPNSDMEFKPELEPCSGFLQRETFSTEIIDSISPEDLQPTVKLCVDGLQSSSVAVKRSAAAKLRLLAKNRADNRVLIGESGAVPALIPLLRCSDPMTQEHAVTALLNLSLHESNKTLITKAGAVKSLIYVLKTGTEISKQNAACALLSLSLIDENKLSIGACGAIPPLVALLINGSNRGKKDALTTLYKLCSVKLNKERTVSAGAVIPLLGLVCEQGTGLAEKAMVVLSSLAGIEMGREAIVEEGGIPALVEAIEDSSEKGKEFAVLTLLQLCGENVRNRGFLVREGGIPPLVALSQIGTAKAKHKAETLLGYLRESRHEASSSSP